A region of the Thioploca ingrica genome:
GTCATGAAGTCCGTACCCCAATGAATGCCGTTATTGGTATGACTCACCTGTTATTAGATACTCAATTAACCCCAGAACAACTTGAACTCGTTGAAACAGTCCGTACGAGTGGTGATGCCTTTCTGAAACTGATCGATGACATTTTAGATTTTTCTAAGATTGAAGCGGGTGAATTAGCCTTAGAAGTAGAAGAATTTGAATTACGTGAAACCATCGAAGCGGCAGTCAACAAAGTGCTACCAAAAGCCATCGCAAAAAATCTCGATATCAGTTCACGAATTGAAGAACAATTGCCGAATAAACTCTTAGGTGATGTGAAAAGGCTACGGCAAATTATGGATCATTTACTCGATAACGCCGTTAAATTTACTGAAATTGGTGAAGTTAAATTAACCGTTAGCGGTCGTCTGTTGAGTGAGTATCAGATTGAACTACATTTCAAAGTCAAAGATACCGGAGTAGGTATTCCAGAAGAACGCATGGATCAATTATTTGAATCCTTCAGCCAGTTAGATTCCTCTTCTACCCGTCGTTACGGTGGTGCTGGCTTAGGATTGGCTTTAGGTAAGCAACTGTGTCAGTTAATGGGCGGAACACTTTGTGTTGAGAATAATACTTCTCCAGGTTCCACTTTTCATTTTACCGTGGTGATGGAAGTATCCGTTGAACCCTTACTTGATAACTCGGCAAAACCAGAAACAGCCATTGTGACGACGCCTAAAATCCAACGTACTTTACAAAATTTACGCATCTTGTTAGTCGAAGATAATCTGACTAATCAAAAAGTAGCCCAATTAATTCTTAAACGGATGGGTTATACCGCTGACATTGCTAACAATGGCTTAGAAGCAGTCCAAGCGGTGGAACAACATGTTTATGATATTGTTCTCATGGATGTCCAAATGCCAGAATTGGATGGACTGGAAGCCACTCGGCGCATTCATGAACGGTGGCGACCAGAACAACGTCCTTATATTATCGCCATGACTGCTCATGCCTTGCAAGGTGAT
Encoded here:
- a CDS encoding signal transduction histidine kinase, translating into MNQLDPKLSLTIGFGLMMILLLALTLTGLSRIRIINSHLEKIVNENNVKTELATEMYQLTHEQVIKLQNLFLLTTQAERIEIFNKFKLLEKKFLETHHQFFDLALTDAERTYLKSTLAFSQNTAEVQIRITELLREEDPTPFRTLILKKVLPVQKEVMTSLKGLVALQKKASRLAEQQAVQAYQHAYWLMSILGGIAIALGLVITFVVFRHISLAEKKLLQAKEAAVAASKAKSEFLANISHEVRTPMNAVIGMTHLLLDTQLTPEQLELVETVRTSGDAFLKLIDDILDFSKIEAGELALEVEEFELRETIEAAVNKVLPKAIAKNLDISSRIEEQLPNKLLGDVKRLRQIMDHLLDNAVKFTEIGEVKLTVSGRLLSEYQIELHFKVKDTGVGIPEERMDQLFESFSQLDSSSTRRYGGAGLGLALGKQLCQLMGGTLCVENNTSPGSTFHFTVVMEVSVEPLLDNSAKPETAIVTTPKIQRTLQNLRILLVEDNLTNQKVAQLILKRMGYTADIANNGLEAVQAVEQHVYDIVLMDVQMPELDGLEATRRIHERWRPEQRPYIIAMTAHALQGDREACLAAGMDDYMSKPVKPEVLSAAFKRWQLHIEQQT